ACTCCAGCTGATTCAATTTTTTTTGCCATGTTACCCATAGAACTAAAATAAGGACCGATCTTCACTGCCAAAGGAAATCTGGTGTTAGATCGCACCGATTTGATTAAATCGATGTAATTTTTTTCCACCATGTCTCCAGTATTCTCAAAATGAGTGGGGAGATAGTAGACGTTCAGTTCCAACGCATCAGCTCCGGCATCTTCGATTTGTTTGGCAAACTTGACCCAAGAGCCCTCGGTAGTCCCATTGAGACTGGCAATGAGAGGAATGTTTAGAGCTTTTTTAGCTTTTTGGATATATTCCAGATAGAGCTCCGGTCCCAAGTTGTAATGATTAAGATCGGGGAAATAAGTAATCGATTCTGCATAGCTTTCGGTTCCACGGTTAAGGCTTCTATCGAGCTCTAGAGATTCCAGGGTGAGCTGTTCTTCAAAAAGAGAATGGAGAACAATGGCTCCAGCCCCTTTTTCTTGCATGAGTTTTAGATTTTCTATTTTTTCACTCAAAGGAGATGCTGAAACGACTAATGGATTTTTTAGAGTAAAACCCAGATAAGAGGTTGAAAGATCGATCATTGAAGACCACCTTCCTTCTAATTTTCAAAGACTATTTAAAAATTTTTTA
The genomic region above belongs to Candidatus Atribacteria bacterium ADurb.Bin276 and contains:
- the preA gene encoding NAD-dependent dihydropyrimidine dehydrogenase subunit PreA codes for the protein MIDLSTSYLGFTLKNPLVVSASPLSEKIENLKLMQEKGAGAIVLHSLFEEQLTLESLELDRSLNRGTESYAESITYFPDLNHYNLGPELYLEYIQKAKKALNIPLIASLNGTTEGSWVKFAKQIEDAGADALELNVYYLPTHFENTGDMVEKNYIDLIKSVRSNTRFPLAVKIGPYFSSMGNMAKKIESAGVNGLVLFNRFYQPDFDIEKLEVVPNLNFSRSESLRLRLRWVAILYNHIKADLAITGGIHSHVDVLKAMMSGAKVAMMTSVLFEKGIPYLESILNDLVAWMEEHEYQSIQQMQGSMSQKSVKDPERFERANYVRVLSSYLL